In Sphaeramia orbicularis chromosome 3, fSphaOr1.1, whole genome shotgun sequence, a genomic segment contains:
- the LOC115439325 gene encoding oncoprotein-induced transcript 3 protein-like encodes MVYLGIEASSDVPNVTLFVESCKATPDDNPDNSLSYDLIKDGCIQDETVKVHGSEPTAFNFEVQAFKFNGNYDQVYITCAVILCEQGNSFSRCAQGCVKSSSRRRRRRGLAKETVAHYITQGPLLFIKQDVPSEELDEDDFVMNKFNDPTTVPTPPQSELPTRLIVDRRHWDILDMIATNVSTVIFATAFVLSLLVMAVLIWYFSKKRKAEDRKSLLISEWEN; translated from the exons ATGGTTTACTTGGGCATTGAAGCTTCATCTGACGTACCAAATGTGACTCTGTTTGTGGAGTCATGTAAAGCCACTCCTGACGACAACCCTGACAACAGCCTCTCTTACGACCTCATCAAGGATGG TTGTATCCAAGATGAAACAGTCAAAGTCCATGGATCTGAACCAACTGCATTCAACTTTGAGGTGCAAGCGTTCAAATTTAACGGAAACTATGACCAG GTGTACATTACCTGTGCTGTGATCCTGTGTGAGCAAGGGAATTCCTTTTCCAGATGTGCCCAAGGCTGTGTGAAGTCATCCAGTAGACGCAGACGTAGGCGTGGATTGGCTAAAGAGACCGTTGCCCACTACATTACCCAGGGTCCTTTGCTGTTTATCAAACAGGATGTCCCCAGTGAGGAACTTGATGAAGATGACTTTGTGATGAATAAGTTCAATGACCCGACTACAG TGCCCACTCCACCACAGTCTGAACTGCCTACTCGTCTTATTGTGGACAGAAGACACTGGGACATCCTTGACATGATCGCCACAAATGTCAGCACTGTGATCTTTGCTACTGCATTTGTACTTTCACTGCTGGTTATGGCTGTTCTCATATGGTACTTTTCCAAGAAGAGAAAAGCAGAAGACCGCAAATCTCTTCTGATTTCAGAGTGGGAAAACTAA